In Synechococcus sp. A18-25c, a single window of DNA contains:
- the tig gene encoding trigger factor, with the protein MSAASLKVSTSSRPGSRLAVEVAVPAERCQASYEEAINRLSRNVNLPGFRKGKVPRTVLVQQLGALRIRANALETLVDSIWRDALEQETIEALGQPELSGGFEELLESFKPGEGLTVTLETDVAPTPKLKSTKGLKAEAESVSYDPARVDEMLEQSRRQLATVVPVEGRKAEKGDIAVVGFKGTYSDDGSEIEGGTADSMDVDLEHGRMIPGFIEGVVGMAVGDCKTVECQFPDDYPKEDARGRQANFVIELKDLKTRELPALDDAFAKQASEQESLADLRSDLEKRLKDDAERRSRSNRHDALLGALVEQLEVELPESLIQQEVRNLVEQTAGQFAQQGMDVKSLFTPELVRNLMESSRPEAEERLRRSLALTALADSEKLVVEDADVDAKLAEVKQQLSGERDIDPERLRQAVLDDLLQDKLLGWLEENSTITEKAPAAAEDEAKPTAKKSAAKKTTAKATTTKKASTTKTKTAKSDPADADA; encoded by the coding sequence ATGAGTGCCGCCAGCCTGAAGGTCTCCACCTCCTCCCGTCCCGGCAGCCGCTTGGCTGTGGAGGTTGCCGTTCCCGCGGAGCGGTGTCAGGCCAGCTACGAGGAAGCGATCAATCGGCTGAGCCGCAACGTGAACCTCCCTGGCTTCCGCAAAGGCAAGGTGCCCCGCACCGTGCTCGTGCAGCAGCTGGGTGCGCTTCGCATCCGCGCCAATGCACTGGAAACCTTGGTGGACAGCATCTGGCGTGATGCCCTCGAGCAAGAAACCATCGAAGCCCTCGGCCAGCCAGAACTCAGCGGAGGCTTTGAAGAACTGCTGGAGAGCTTCAAACCGGGTGAAGGCCTCACCGTGACCCTGGAAACGGATGTGGCCCCCACACCGAAGCTGAAAAGCACCAAAGGGTTGAAGGCCGAGGCCGAAAGCGTCAGCTATGACCCGGCGCGCGTCGACGAGATGCTGGAGCAATCCAGACGTCAGCTGGCCACTGTGGTTCCAGTGGAAGGCCGCAAGGCTGAAAAAGGCGACATCGCCGTGGTGGGATTCAAGGGCACCTACAGCGATGACGGCAGTGAGATCGAAGGAGGCACTGCTGATTCGATGGATGTGGATCTGGAGCACGGCCGCATGATCCCCGGCTTCATCGAAGGCGTGGTGGGCATGGCTGTCGGCGATTGCAAGACCGTGGAGTGCCAGTTTCCCGACGACTACCCCAAAGAAGACGCACGGGGCCGCCAAGCCAACTTCGTGATCGAGCTCAAAGATCTGAAGACCCGTGAACTTCCGGCCCTGGATGACGCATTCGCCAAGCAGGCCAGTGAGCAGGAATCTCTGGCCGACCTGCGCAGCGATCTTGAAAAGCGCCTGAAGGACGACGCGGAACGCCGCTCCCGCAGCAACCGTCACGACGCCTTGCTGGGTGCCCTGGTGGAGCAACTGGAGGTGGAACTGCCCGAAAGCCTGATCCAACAGGAAGTGCGCAATCTGGTGGAACAGACCGCCGGTCAATTCGCCCAGCAGGGCATGGATGTGAAGTCACTGTTCACGCCTGAACTGGTGCGCAACCTGATGGAGTCTTCACGTCCCGAGGCCGAAGAACGCCTGCGCCGCAGCCTGGCCCTCACGGCCCTGGCCGACAGCGAGAAGCTGGTGGTGGAGGACGCCGATGTGGACGCCAAACTCGCTGAAGTGAAGCAGCAGCTGTCCGGCGAACGGGACATCGATCCCGAGCGGCTGCGTCAGGCGGTGCTGGATGACTTGCTCCAGGACAAGCTGCTGGGTTGGCTGGAAGAGAACAGCACCATCACCGAAAAAGCGCCTGCAGCGGCTGAAGACGAGGCCAAGCCAACGGCCAAGAAAAGCGCAGCCAAGAAAACCACCGCTAAGGCAACAACCACC
- a CDS encoding aspartate-semialdehyde dehydrogenase encodes MSTASSSSASLPNRPLTVAVLGASGAVGQELLQLLEERRFPVGELRLLASARSAGQTCVWNGQSLTFQEVTASAFEGVDLVLASAGGSVSKMWRQAIVAAGAVMVDNSSAFRMEDGVPLVVPEVNPDAALAHSGVIANPNCTTILLTLALAPLAAQRPMQRVVVSTYQSASGAGARAMDELKDLSRAVLDGETPKSEVLPHSLAFNLFLHNSPLQPNSYCEEEMKMVNETRKIMGLPDLRFTATCVRVPVLRAHSEAVNVEFTEPFPVQEARDLLAVAPGLELLEDPINNRFPMPTDVTGRDPVVVGRIRQDISEDKALEFWLCGDQIRKGAALNAIQIAELLLPAA; translated from the coding sequence TTGTCCACCGCGTCTTCTTCCTCTGCCTCACTGCCGAATCGACCGCTCACGGTGGCTGTGCTTGGGGCCAGTGGTGCTGTGGGTCAGGAGTTGCTTCAGCTGCTCGAGGAGCGTCGTTTTCCTGTTGGTGAACTGCGGCTGCTGGCTTCGGCACGCTCTGCAGGCCAGACCTGCGTGTGGAATGGTCAGTCCCTCACCTTCCAGGAAGTGACAGCTTCCGCCTTTGAGGGCGTGGATCTGGTGCTGGCCTCCGCCGGTGGATCGGTGTCCAAGATGTGGCGCCAAGCCATCGTGGCGGCCGGAGCTGTGATGGTGGATAACTCCAGTGCGTTCCGCATGGAGGACGGAGTGCCTTTGGTGGTGCCCGAGGTCAACCCGGATGCGGCGCTTGCGCACAGTGGTGTGATCGCTAATCCGAATTGCACCACGATCCTGCTTACCCTGGCGCTCGCTCCCCTGGCGGCCCAGCGTCCGATGCAACGGGTGGTGGTGAGCACCTATCAATCGGCCAGTGGTGCTGGAGCTCGGGCGATGGACGAGCTCAAGGACCTCTCCCGTGCGGTGCTGGACGGAGAGACACCGAAGAGTGAGGTGTTGCCCCATTCCTTGGCGTTCAACCTCTTCCTTCACAACTCGCCGCTTCAGCCCAACAGCTACTGCGAAGAGGAAATGAAGATGGTGAACGAAACCCGCAAGATCATGGGTTTGCCGGATCTGCGATTCACCGCCACCTGCGTGCGGGTGCCGGTGCTGCGTGCTCACTCGGAAGCGGTGAATGTGGAGTTCACAGAGCCCTTCCCTGTGCAGGAAGCCCGCGATCTGCTGGCGGTCGCTCCAGGGTTGGAACTTCTGGAGGATCCCATCAATAACCGGTTCCCTATGCCCACCGATGTCACGGGTCGTGATCCGGTGGTCGTAGGCCGTATCCGCCAAGACATCAGCGAAGACAAGGCACTTGAGTTCTGGCTCTGTGGCGATCAGATCCGCAAGGGTGCGGCCCTGAACGCCATCCAGATCGCTGAATTGCTGTTGCCCGCCGCCTGA
- the dapA gene encoding 4-hydroxy-tetrahydrodipicolinate synthase — MSIAAELSPTPFGRLLTAMVTPFDANGAVDLELAGRLALHLVEEGSDGIVVCGTTGESPTLSWEEQGRLLVAVREAVGSRAKVLAGTGSNCTSEAVAATAHAADAGADGALVVVPYYNKPPQAGLEAHFRAVSEAAPSLPLMLYNVPGRTGSSLAPATVARLMDCPNVISFKAASGNTDEVTQLRLTCGSRLAVYSGDDALTLPMLSVGAVGVVSVVSHVAGRQMKTLIDAFLSGRHCEALAQHEALLPVCKALFATTNPIPVKAALELSGWPVGAPRLPLVPLDPAMLAALTDTLAALRPT, encoded by the coding sequence ATGAGCATCGCTGCAGAGCTATCTCCCACTCCCTTCGGTCGTCTTCTGACGGCGATGGTCACTCCCTTTGACGCCAACGGGGCCGTTGATCTCGAGCTCGCTGGTCGTCTGGCACTGCACCTTGTGGAAGAGGGGTCTGACGGGATCGTGGTCTGCGGTACCACTGGTGAATCGCCAACCCTCAGTTGGGAAGAACAGGGTCGCCTGCTGGTGGCCGTGCGTGAAGCCGTGGGATCACGCGCCAAGGTGCTCGCCGGCACCGGCAGCAACTGCACCTCGGAGGCGGTGGCGGCCACCGCCCATGCTGCAGACGCTGGTGCGGATGGTGCTCTCGTGGTGGTTCCTTACTACAACAAACCGCCCCAGGCCGGCCTTGAAGCCCATTTCCGAGCGGTCTCGGAGGCGGCTCCCTCACTGCCGTTGATGCTCTACAACGTGCCAGGTCGTACCGGTTCCAGCCTGGCGCCAGCCACCGTTGCTCGCTTGATGGACTGCCCCAATGTGATCAGCTTCAAGGCTGCCAGCGGCAATACGGATGAAGTCACCCAGTTGCGGCTGACCTGCGGGTCAAGGCTCGCTGTTTACAGCGGTGATGATGCACTCACGCTGCCAATGCTGTCGGTTGGCGCGGTCGGTGTGGTCAGTGTCGTCAGCCATGTGGCCGGTCGTCAAATGAAAACCTTGATCGATGCTTTCCTGAGTGGCCGTCACTGCGAGGCTCTGGCCCAGCACGAAGCGCTGCTGCCCGTCTGTAAGGCCCTGTTTGCCACCACCAATCCCATCCCCGTGAAAGCAGCCCTTGAACTGAGTGGCTGGCCCGTTGGTGCGCCTCGTCTTCCCCTTGTTCCCCTGGACCCCGCCATGCTCGCTGCCCTCACCGACACCCTCGCTGCCCTGCGTCCCACCTGA
- a CDS encoding ribonuclease J: MTVSNAKTQQPTLRVIPLGGLHEIGKNTCVFEYGDDLMLVDAGLAFPSDGMHGVNVVLPDTSFLRENQKRIRGMIVTHGHEDHIGGIAHHLKHFNIPVIYGPRLALSMLTGKMDEAGVTDRTTLQTVGPRDVVKVGQHFSVEFIRNTHSMADSFSLAISTPVGTVIFTGDFKFDHTPVDGEHFDLARLAHHGDKGVLCLFSDSTNAEVPGFCPPERSVFPNLDRHIAEAEGRVIVTTFASSIHRVSMILELALKNGRKVGLLGRSMLNVIAKARELGYMRAPDELFVPIKQINHVPDRETLLLMTGSQGEPLAALSRISRGEHPQVKVKSSDTIIFSASPIPGNTISVVNTIDRLMMLGAKVVYGKGEGIHVSGHGFQEDQKLMLALTRPKFFVPVHGEHRMLVRHARTGHSMGVPEDNTLIIDNGDVVELTEDSIRKSDPVKAGIELLDQSRNGIVDARVLKERQQLAEDGIVTILAAISTDGAMVAPPRVNLRGVVTTADARKMSLWTEREIKWVLENRWKQLTRSTGGKAPDVDWMGVQREVEVGLGRRMRRELQVEPLILCLVQPAPAGTPVYKGRADSEPDDRPAPRGRGGRQGGGRHGSGNHGGGRNRDAGRNREATPARVITTTPGAGAAAAAAAAAAKSAPAPTAAATSAPAKDPAPVGAASAASTATVDQDMPAGRTRRRRSAAA; encoded by the coding sequence ATGACTGTGAGCAACGCCAAAACCCAGCAACCCACTCTGCGGGTGATCCCCCTGGGTGGTCTGCACGAGATCGGCAAGAACACCTGCGTGTTCGAGTACGGCGACGACCTGATGCTGGTGGATGCCGGTCTGGCTTTCCCGAGCGACGGCATGCACGGCGTGAACGTGGTGCTGCCCGACACCAGCTTCCTGCGCGAGAACCAGAAGCGCATCCGCGGCATGATCGTGACCCATGGTCATGAAGACCACATCGGTGGCATTGCCCACCACCTCAAGCACTTCAACATTCCGGTGATCTACGGGCCGCGGCTAGCCCTCTCGATGCTCACCGGAAAGATGGATGAGGCCGGTGTCACCGATCGCACCACCCTGCAGACCGTTGGTCCCCGCGACGTGGTCAAGGTGGGTCAGCACTTCTCGGTGGAGTTCATCCGCAACACCCACTCGATGGCCGACAGCTTCTCGCTGGCCATCAGCACCCCAGTGGGCACGGTGATCTTCACGGGTGACTTCAAGTTCGATCACACCCCGGTGGATGGCGAGCACTTCGACCTGGCCCGCCTGGCCCATCACGGCGACAAAGGGGTGCTCTGCCTATTCAGTGACTCGACCAACGCGGAGGTCCCCGGCTTCTGCCCCCCTGAGCGGTCGGTGTTCCCCAACCTTGATCGTCACATTGCGGAAGCCGAAGGACGGGTGATCGTCACCACCTTCGCCAGCTCAATCCATCGGGTGTCGATGATTCTGGAGCTAGCGCTCAAGAACGGCCGCAAGGTGGGCCTGCTGGGCCGCTCCATGCTCAACGTGATCGCCAAAGCGCGGGAGCTCGGCTACATGCGTGCGCCCGATGAGCTGTTCGTGCCGATCAAGCAGATCAATCATGTGCCCGATCGCGAGACCCTGCTGCTGATGACCGGCAGTCAGGGTGAGCCGTTGGCGGCCCTGAGTCGCATCTCCCGCGGGGAACACCCGCAGGTGAAGGTGAAGAGCTCCGACACGATCATCTTTTCCGCTAGCCCGATCCCTGGAAACACCATCTCCGTGGTGAACACCATCGATCGGCTCATGATGCTGGGTGCCAAGGTGGTTTACGGCAAGGGCGAAGGCATTCACGTGTCCGGCCACGGCTTCCAGGAAGACCAGAAGCTGATGCTGGCGCTCACCCGTCCCAAGTTCTTCGTGCCGGTGCACGGTGAGCACCGCATGTTGGTGCGTCATGCCCGCACTGGTCATTCCATGGGTGTGCCGGAAGACAACACCCTGATCATCGACAACGGTGATGTGGTGGAGCTCACCGAGGATTCGATCCGCAAGTCCGACCCTGTGAAGGCTGGCATTGAGTTGCTGGACCAGTCCCGCAACGGCATCGTCGACGCCCGCGTGCTCAAGGAACGTCAGCAGCTGGCGGAAGACGGCATCGTCACGATCCTCGCGGCCATCAGCACCGACGGCGCCATGGTGGCTCCTCCGCGCGTAAATCTTCGCGGCGTGGTTACCACCGCCGATGCGCGCAAAATGTCGCTCTGGACCGAGCGGGAAATCAAGTGGGTGCTGGAGAACCGCTGGAAGCAGCTCACCCGCAGCACCGGTGGCAAGGCACCGGATGTGGACTGGATGGGTGTGCAGCGTGAGGTGGAAGTGGGCCTCGGCCGACGCATGCGCCGCGAGTTGCAGGTGGAGCCCCTGATCCTCTGTCTGGTGCAACCGGCCCCTGCTGGCACTCCGGTTTACAAGGGTCGTGCCGATTCCGAACCCGACGATCGTCCGGCTCCCCGCGGCCGTGGTGGCCGCCAGGGTGGTGGCCGGCATGGCAGCGGCAACCATGGTGGTGGTCGCAACCGGGATGCCGGTCGCAACCGCGAGGCCACCCCAGCTCGGGTGATCACCACTACCCCTGGAGCGGGAGCGGCCGCTGCCGCTGCTGCGGCTGCTGCCAAGTCGGCTCCTGCACCCACTGCTGCCGCGACCTCCGCACCGGCCAAGGACCCTGCGCCTGTTGGTGCCGCCAGTGCTGCTTCGACGGCCACTGTTGATCAAGACATGCCTGCCGGCCGTACTCGCCGCCGTCGTTCAGCCGCGGCCTAA
- the tilS gene encoding tRNA lysidine(34) synthetase TilS has protein sequence MTAGTPWLNWHDRLHRQLLQDPQWLPKSSTLVLAVSGGQDSMALLGLLRDLRRRHQWTLQLWHGDHGWHPGSAQIARELQKWCQDQQLELSLSRADVSITSSESKARDWRYAELTRLCQQRQTNGEARITVVTGHTASDRAETLLLQLSRGTDLAGLGSLRRQRPLNADAGNGIQLSRPLLDFSRDETASICHDLQLPVWLDPSNSDPHFDRNRIRQEVLPVLEALHPGCSQRMAALSERMSQVRDTQLALVELSLQQLQSTAGQLQRLALQQQPAAVRRTLLLHWLQSQGVGSLSARQLEELSAAIATGQPPGERHLAGGRRIHWCRNWVQLDEQV, from the coding sequence ATGACAGCCGGCACGCCGTGGCTGAACTGGCACGACCGGCTGCACCGCCAGCTGCTGCAGGATCCGCAGTGGCTGCCCAAGAGCAGCACCCTCGTTCTGGCGGTCTCCGGCGGCCAGGACTCGATGGCGCTGCTGGGACTGCTCCGGGATCTCCGCCGCCGGCACCAGTGGACGCTGCAGCTTTGGCACGGCGACCATGGCTGGCATCCGGGCTCGGCTCAGATCGCCCGCGAGCTGCAGAAGTGGTGCCAGGACCAACAGCTGGAGCTGAGCCTCAGCCGCGCCGATGTCAGCATCACCAGCAGTGAATCCAAAGCCCGAGACTGGCGTTACGCCGAACTCACGCGGCTTTGCCAGCAACGGCAGACCAATGGCGAGGCCCGCATCACGGTGGTAACCGGTCACACCGCCAGCGACCGGGCCGAAACGCTGCTTCTGCAGCTCAGCCGCGGCACGGATCTGGCCGGCCTGGGCAGCCTCAGGCGCCAGCGCCCCCTCAACGCCGATGCCGGCAATGGCATCCAATTGAGTCGTCCGCTGCTCGACTTCAGCCGCGATGAGACCGCAAGCATCTGCCACGACCTGCAACTGCCGGTGTGGCTGGATCCCAGCAATAGCGACCCTCACTTTGACCGCAACCGCATCCGCCAGGAGGTGCTGCCGGTGCTGGAAGCCCTGCACCCCGGCTGCAGCCAACGCATGGCGGCCTTGAGTGAGCGGATGTCCCAGGTGCGGGACACTCAGCTGGCCTTGGTGGAGCTGAGCCTCCAACAGCTCCAATCCACGGCAGGGCAACTGCAACGTCTGGCGTTGCAGCAGCAACCCGCAGCCGTGCGGCGGACACTGTTGCTGCACTGGCTGCAGAGCCAAGGTGTGGGGTCCCTGTCAGCGCGGCAGCTGGAAGAACTCAGTGCTGCCATTGCCACGGGCCAACCCCCAGGCGAACGCCATCTGGCCGGCGGCCGGCGGATTCATTGGTGCAGGAACTGGGTACAACTGGATGAACAGGTCTAA
- a CDS encoding DUF561 domain-containing protein: MSRLSLLPAALRRSLKQRSALKVIAGLMNFDADSVARVARAAGMGGADLIDVACDPALVKLAIEASGGVPVCVSSVEPEQFPAAVAAGAVMVEIGNFDAFYPQGRIFGAEEVLELTCQTRALLPEVVLSVTVPHVLPMDQQQQLAVDLVAAGADLIQTEGGTSAKPFSPGSLGLIEKAAPTLAAAHSISAALEQACESTPVLCASGLSAVTLPMAIAAGAAGVGVGSAVNRLNDELAMVAVVRGLREALGSAVVSQV, from the coding sequence ATGTCCCGCCTTTCTCTGCTGCCCGCCGCCCTTCGCCGCAGCCTGAAACAGCGTTCCGCGCTCAAGGTGATCGCCGGACTGATGAACTTTGACGCTGACTCGGTCGCTCGCGTGGCGCGTGCCGCGGGCATGGGTGGTGCCGACCTGATCGATGTGGCCTGCGATCCCGCACTGGTCAAGCTGGCCATCGAGGCCTCCGGGGGTGTGCCGGTGTGTGTGTCGTCGGTGGAGCCCGAGCAGTTCCCCGCTGCTGTTGCCGCCGGTGCCGTGATGGTGGAAATTGGCAACTTCGATGCCTTTTATCCCCAAGGTCGCATCTTCGGGGCTGAGGAAGTGTTGGAGCTCACGTGTCAGACCCGGGCTCTGCTTCCTGAGGTGGTGCTGAGCGTCACCGTGCCCCATGTGCTGCCCATGGATCAGCAGCAGCAGCTGGCGGTGGATCTGGTGGCGGCCGGTGCCGACCTGATCCAGACCGAGGGCGGCACCAGCGCCAAGCCCTTCAGCCCCGGCAGCCTCGGCCTGATTGAGAAAGCGGCTCCCACCCTGGCCGCAGCCCACAGCATCAGTGCTGCGCTGGAACAGGCCTGTGAAAGCACACCGGTGCTCTGCGCCTCTGGTTTGTCTGCGGTGACCCTGCCGATGGCGATTGCTGCCGGTGCGGCTGGTGTGGGCGTCGGTTCTGCTGTGAATCGCC